In the genome of Streptomyces globosus, one region contains:
- a CDS encoding TOBE domain-containing protein, whose product MHLSIRNRLVGRVTAVVGGEAMTTVGVRLEGGADIVAAITSDAARELDLSPGAAVTALVKATDVALAAGAVEGISIRNQISGTVAGITGGGAMASVRVVVNDGELTAAVTRDAVEALGLAPGSHVVALIQATEVALATA is encoded by the coding sequence GTGCACCTGAGCATTCGGAACCGGCTGGTCGGCCGGGTGACGGCCGTGGTCGGCGGCGAGGCCATGACGACCGTGGGGGTCAGGCTGGAAGGCGGCGCGGACATCGTCGCGGCCATCACGAGCGACGCCGCCCGGGAGCTCGACCTGAGCCCCGGCGCGGCGGTGACCGCCCTGGTCAAGGCCACCGACGTGGCGCTGGCGGCGGGCGCCGTCGAGGGCATCAGCATCCGGAACCAGATCTCCGGTACGGTCGCCGGCATCACCGGGGGCGGGGCCATGGCATCGGTGCGCGTCGTCGTCAACGACGGCGAGCTGACCGCGGCCGTCACCCGCGATGCCGTCGAGGCGCTCGGCCTCGCGCCGGGCTCGCACGTGGTGGCCCTGATCCAGGCCACCGAGGTGGCCCTGGCCACGGCCTGA
- a CDS encoding PucR family transcriptional regulator → MPVRTPPLPEDPAAPAAPAAPGAPGGVYRAIAAADAASLAAALHALPDFPHTAAGTTAVVCEPPDTDPATLAARLRAAGQAAEAAGLVGIGAAVPAPEDLPASLAQARFALACAAGAPGGVAAADELDTLSRLLPGIPAEVRDIYATRLLRPLGEGPLRATLEAFLAHDCSWSRTAEALGVHVNTVHYRIERIEALTDRDLTRLPDRLDLYTALCCAGGRA, encoded by the coding sequence GTGCCCGTACGCACCCCGCCTCTGCCCGAAGACCCGGCGGCGCCGGCGGCGCCGGCGGCGCCAGGGGCGCCAGGGGGCGTGTACCGGGCCATCGCCGCGGCGGACGCGGCATCCCTCGCCGCCGCCCTGCACGCCCTGCCCGACTTCCCGCACACGGCGGCCGGCACGACGGCGGTCGTCTGCGAGCCCCCGGACACGGACCCGGCGACCCTCGCGGCCCGCCTGCGGGCGGCGGGGCAGGCAGCGGAGGCAGCCGGCCTGGTGGGCATCGGAGCGGCGGTCCCCGCCCCGGAGGACCTGCCGGCATCGCTGGCCCAGGCCCGCTTCGCCCTGGCATGCGCCGCCGGGGCACCCGGAGGCGTGGCCGCGGCCGACGAACTCGACACCCTGTCCCGCCTCCTGCCCGGCATCCCCGCGGAGGTCCGCGACATCTACGCGACCCGCCTGCTGCGCCCCCTCGGCGAGGGCCCGCTGCGTGCCACGCTGGAGGCGTTCCTCGCCCACGACTGCTCCTGGTCCCGCACGGCGGAGGCCCTGGGTGTCCACGTGAACACGGTGCACTACCGCATCGAACGCATAGAAGCCCTGACGGACCGCGACCTCACCCGCCTCCCGGACCGCCTGGACCTCTACACGGCCCTCTGCTGCGCCGGCGGGCGGGCATGA
- a CDS encoding VOC family protein, with amino-acid sequence MAEFSEGAPCWADAMFRDVEAAKAFYGEVLGWTFGEAASEYGNYTQAYSDGKAVAAVVPPMPGTEAPSQWCLYFASPDAAATAEKIRSAGGEVMMGPMQIGTYGTMLIAKEPSGAVFGVWQPDEHRGFEKMGEPGSYTWAEVFTRDPERADAFFPQVFPYGAQQMHPDGSPEEEGMDFRVFSAGGPEHPVLGRMAMGGDFPPEVPPWVQVYFAVPDCDEAVAKARKLGGALHFGPMDSPYGRFAALADQQGAAFAVIDTSTTQGDMPAMTDV; translated from the coding sequence ATGGCGGAGTTCTCGGAGGGCGCGCCCTGCTGGGCGGACGCGATGTTCAGGGACGTCGAGGCGGCGAAGGCCTTCTACGGGGAGGTGCTGGGCTGGACCTTCGGCGAGGCGGCGAGCGAGTACGGCAACTACACGCAGGCGTACTCGGACGGCAAGGCGGTCGCCGCCGTCGTCCCCCCGATGCCGGGCACCGAGGCCCCGTCCCAGTGGTGCCTCTACTTCGCCTCGCCCGACGCGGCGGCCACCGCCGAGAAGATCAGGTCCGCGGGCGGCGAGGTCATGATGGGCCCGATGCAGATCGGCACGTACGGCACGATGCTCATCGCGAAGGAGCCGAGCGGCGCGGTCTTCGGCGTCTGGCAGCCGGACGAGCACCGGGGCTTCGAGAAGATGGGCGAGCCGGGCTCCTACACGTGGGCCGAGGTCTTCACCCGCGACCCGGAGCGGGCCGACGCCTTCTTCCCGCAGGTCTTCCCGTACGGCGCCCAGCAGATGCACCCCGACGGCAGCCCCGAGGAGGAGGGGATGGACTTCCGGGTCTTCAGCGCGGGCGGGCCCGAGCACCCGGTGCTCGGCCGGATGGCGATGGGCGGGGACTTCCCGCCGGAGGTCCCGCCGTGGGTGCAGGTCTACTTCGCCGTCCCGGACTGCGACGAGGCCGTGGCCAAGGCCAGGAAGCTGGGCGGCGCCCTGCACTTCGGCCCCATGGACAGCCCCTACGGCCGGTTCGCGGCCCTGGCGGACCAGCAGGGCGCGGCGTTCGCGGTCATCGACACCTCGACCACCCAGGGCGACATGCCCGCCATGACGGACGTGTAG
- a CDS encoding HhH-GPD-type base excision DNA repair protein, whose product MDITMRLAQHPEADELLGRSPLAALVGMLLDQQVPMEWAFAGPYTIAQRLGADDLDAHAIAAFDPEEFAALLSRKPAVHRYPGSMAKRVQQLCAYLVEHYDGDAAALWDGVGTGAELLDRLKALPGFGEQKAQIFLALLGKQLGVRPQGWREAAGGYGEADVYRSAADITGPESLARVRAHKQELKAAAKAAKARGGS is encoded by the coding sequence ATGGACATCACCATGCGGCTGGCCCAGCACCCGGAGGCGGACGAGCTGCTCGGGCGCAGCCCGCTCGCCGCGCTCGTCGGGATGCTGCTGGACCAGCAGGTGCCGATGGAGTGGGCGTTCGCCGGGCCGTACACGATCGCGCAGCGGCTCGGCGCGGACGACCTCGACGCCCATGCCATCGCCGCGTTCGACCCGGAGGAGTTCGCCGCACTGCTGTCGCGGAAGCCGGCCGTCCACCGCTATCCGGGGTCGATGGCGAAGCGGGTGCAGCAGCTGTGCGCGTACCTGGTCGAGCACTACGACGGGGACGCGGCGGCGCTGTGGGACGGGGTCGGGACGGGGGCGGAGCTGCTGGACCGGCTGAAGGCGCTGCCCGGCTTCGGCGAGCAGAAGGCGCAGATCTTCCTGGCGCTGCTGGGCAAGCAGCTCGGCGTACGGCCGCAGGGCTGGCGGGAGGCCGCCGGCGGCTACGGGGAGGCGGACGTGTACCGCTCGGCGGCGGACATCACCGGGCCGGAGTCGCTGGCCCGGGTGCGGGCGCACAAGCAGGAGCTGAAGGCGGCGGCCAAGGCCGCCAAGGCGCGCGGCGGGAGCTGA